A stretch of the Corynebacterium maris DSM 45190 genome encodes the following:
- a CDS encoding TIGR03085 family metal-binding protein, with protein sequence MSFASAERRRLADLFHELGPDVPTLCEGWTAHHLAAHLLVRENQPLATAGMFVSPLAGRLESAMQTQLDRDFSAVVEEWAAGPGKLNPMRFADTVINTAEHFVHHEDLRRGGGLTEWEPRDFSQAVDDQLYSSLATIARGLVKGSDKPVVFVAGGRKPVVAARGRGVAERGDDVVRVSGEPGELLLWAFGRDAVEVSVEGDAAAVSR encoded by the coding sequence ATGTCTTTTGCCTCCGCTGAACGCCGACGCCTCGCCGACCTCTTCCATGAACTCGGCCCTGACGTGCCCACCCTCTGCGAGGGGTGGACCGCCCACCACCTGGCCGCCCACCTGCTGGTGCGCGAAAACCAGCCGCTGGCCACGGCCGGAATGTTTGTGTCACCGCTGGCCGGGCGTCTGGAGTCGGCCATGCAGACTCAGCTGGACCGTGATTTCAGTGCGGTCGTGGAGGAGTGGGCGGCGGGGCCGGGAAAGCTCAACCCGATGCGGTTCGCCGACACGGTGATCAACACCGCGGAGCATTTCGTCCACCACGAGGATCTGCGCCGGGGCGGGGGACTGACGGAATGGGAGCCGCGTGATTTCTCGCAGGCGGTCGACGACCAGCTCTATTCGTCGTTGGCGACCATCGCGCGCGGCCTGGTGAAGGGGTCGGACAAGCCGGTGGTGTTCGTGGCCGGCGGGCGCAAGCCGGTCGTGGCGGCCCGCGGCCGGGGCGTCGCGGAGCGCGGCGATGACGTCGTCCGGGTCAGCGGCGAGCCCGGTGAGCTGCTGTTGTGGGCTTTCGGCCGTGACGCCGTCGAGGTAAGCGTCGAGGGGGATGCGGCGGCAGTGAGTCGTTGA
- a CDS encoding ribonuclease J — protein MTEPRNRSRKVTRKAGPPEENAGANAATKQTAPVFQAPDKADAEAAPAAQQEQAPKANAPANQKEDRGATEQGNRNERSGSNRSRGGRSRGGRGRGRGGQQNQGGQQNQGGRGRRNVVKSMQGNDMTQRLPEPGRQAKGSLRIYNLGGISEIGRNMTVFEYNGRLLIVDAGVLFPTSTEPGVDLILPDFGPIEDKLDKIDALVITHGHEDHIGAIPWLLKMRHDIPIYSAKFTLALIAAKTKEHRQRPKMHEVTKDSDLNIGQFRVRFWTVGHSIPDALGVSVKAGNNHVVMTGDVKLDQTPYDGKPTDLPALSRLGDEGIDLFLCDSTNASTPGISNSEAGIEDTLLRIVGNARQRVLLASFASNVSRVQMAVNAAVAANRKVAFNGRSMIRNMEIAEKMGYLKAPRGTIVSIEDASKMAPHKVMLITTGTQGEPMAALSRMSRREHRQITVRDGDLIILSSSMIPGNEEAIFHVINNLAQIGAEVITNKDANVHASGHGYAGELLFLYNAARPKNAMPVHGEWRHLRANGDLAVATGVKRENVMLAQNGVVVELNNGKAQTVGQYPVGHLYVDGVSMGEVEADTLADRTSLGSGGAVSVTAVVDGSTGRLLEAPQVSTTGVAEDDRKVIPELVEVAENTMNNLAGEGENDLYRMAQQLRRRMSRHIEQKYKREPVILPTIVPLSSTAGDVADEDVEAARESL, from the coding sequence ATGACTGAACCCCGTAATCGTTCCCGTAAGGTCACCCGCAAGGCGGGCCCGCCCGAGGAGAACGCCGGCGCCAACGCGGCCACCAAACAGACCGCACCCGTCTTCCAGGCGCCGGACAAGGCCGACGCCGAGGCTGCGCCCGCCGCACAGCAGGAGCAGGCGCCGAAGGCCAACGCACCGGCCAACCAGAAGGAAGACCGCGGCGCTACGGAGCAGGGCAACCGGAACGAGCGTTCCGGGTCCAACCGTTCGCGCGGCGGCCGCTCCCGCGGCGGCCGTGGCCGTGGTCGCGGTGGCCAGCAGAACCAGGGCGGCCAGCAGAACCAGGGTGGCCGTGGCCGTCGCAACGTGGTCAAGTCGATGCAGGGCAACGACATGACCCAGCGTCTGCCGGAGCCGGGCCGTCAGGCCAAGGGCAGCCTGCGCATCTACAATCTCGGCGGCATCTCCGAGATCGGCCGCAACATGACGGTCTTCGAGTACAACGGCCGTCTGCTCATCGTCGACGCCGGCGTGCTGTTTCCGACCTCCACCGAGCCGGGCGTGGATCTGATCCTGCCGGACTTCGGCCCGATCGAGGACAAGCTGGACAAGATCGACGCGCTCGTCATCACCCACGGGCACGAGGACCACATCGGCGCCATCCCGTGGCTGCTGAAGATGCGTCATGACATCCCGATTTACTCCGCGAAGTTCACCCTCGCGTTGATCGCGGCCAAGACCAAGGAGCACCGCCAGCGTCCGAAGATGCACGAAGTCACCAAGGACTCCGACCTCAACATCGGTCAGTTCCGGGTGCGCTTCTGGACGGTCGGCCACTCCATCCCGGACGCGCTCGGCGTCTCCGTCAAGGCCGGCAACAACCACGTCGTCATGACCGGCGACGTCAAGTTGGACCAGACCCCCTACGATGGCAAGCCGACCGACCTGCCGGCGCTGTCGCGCCTGGGCGACGAGGGCATCGACCTGTTCCTCTGCGATTCGACCAACGCCAGCACCCCGGGCATCTCCAACTCGGAGGCGGGCATCGAAGACACGCTCCTGCGCATCGTCGGCAACGCTCGTCAGCGCGTCCTGCTGGCGTCCTTCGCCTCCAACGTCTCGCGAGTGCAGATGGCGGTCAACGCCGCCGTCGCCGCCAACCGCAAGGTCGCCTTCAACGGCCGCTCGATGATCCGCAACATGGAGATCGCGGAGAAGATGGGCTACCTCAAGGCCCCGCGCGGCACCATCGTCAGCATCGAGGACGCCTCGAAGATGGCCCCGCACAAGGTCATGCTCATCACCACCGGCACCCAGGGCGAGCCGATGGCGGCCCTGTCGCGCATGTCGCGCCGTGAGCACCGTCAGATCACCGTCCGCGACGGCGATCTGATCATCCTGTCGTCGTCCATGATCCCGGGCAACGAAGAGGCGATCTTCCACGTGATCAACAACCTGGCGCAGATCGGCGCCGAGGTGATCACCAACAAGGACGCGAACGTGCACGCCTCCGGCCACGGTTACGCCGGTGAACTGCTGTTCCTGTACAACGCCGCCCGCCCGAAGAACGCCATGCCGGTGCACGGCGAGTGGCGCCACCTACGCGCCAACGGCGACTTGGCGGTCGCCACCGGCGTCAAGCGCGAGAACGTCATGCTGGCGCAGAACGGCGTCGTGGTCGAGCTCAACAACGGCAAGGCCCAGACCGTCGGCCAGTACCCGGTCGGTCACCTCTACGTCGACGGCGTGTCCATGGGTGAGGTCGAGGCCGACACCCTGGCGGATCGCACCTCCCTGGGCTCGGGCGGCGCGGTGTCGGTCACGGCCGTGGTCGACGGTTCGACCGGCCGCCTCCTGGAGGCTCCGCAGGTGTCCACCACCGGCGTCGCCGAGGACGACCGCAAGGTCATCCCGGAGCTGGTTGAGGTCGCCGAGAACACGATGAACAACCTCGCCGGAGAAGGCGAGAACGACCTGTACCGTATGGCGCAGCAGCTGCGCCGCCGGATGAGCCGCCACATCGAGCAGAAGTACAAGCGCGAGCCGGTGATCTTGCCGACCATCGTGCCGCTGAGCTCCACGGCGGGCGACGTCGCGGACGAGGACGTCGAGGCCGCTCGCGAATCCCTCTAA
- the dapA gene encoding 4-hydroxy-tetrahydrodipicolinate synthase: protein MSTGLTAKTGVEDFGTVCVAMVTPFDRDGALDVAAGRRLAAHLVDNGVDSLVLAGTTGESPTVTVAEKMDLLKAVKEEVGDRAKLIAGAGTNNTATSIEIARASADAGADALLVVTPYYSKPSQRGLLEHFTAVARATDLPVCLYDIPGRSGVPIEFDTLRALAEVPTIKAVKDAKGDLHEAALLIQETGLAWYSGDDPLNVPWLSVGASGFISVVGHAAPAQLRELYTSFENGDLARTREINAEVLAPLVASQARLGGASFAKAALRLQGIEVGDPRLPVIAPNDEEIAALRRDMTQAGVL, encoded by the coding sequence ATGAGCACAGGTTTGACCGCGAAGACCGGAGTAGAAGATTTCGGAACCGTCTGCGTTGCCATGGTCACCCCGTTTGACCGTGACGGCGCCCTCGACGTAGCCGCCGGGCGGCGTCTCGCCGCCCATCTGGTGGATAACGGCGTCGACTCGTTGGTGCTCGCCGGAACCACCGGCGAGTCACCGACGGTGACGGTCGCGGAGAAAATGGACCTGCTCAAAGCCGTGAAGGAAGAGGTCGGCGACCGCGCGAAACTCATCGCGGGCGCCGGCACCAACAACACCGCCACCTCCATCGAGATCGCGCGTGCTTCCGCAGACGCGGGAGCGGACGCGCTGCTGGTGGTGACCCCGTACTACTCCAAGCCGAGTCAGCGGGGGCTGTTGGAGCACTTCACGGCCGTCGCACGCGCCACGGATCTTCCGGTGTGCCTCTACGACATCCCCGGTCGTTCCGGCGTCCCGATCGAGTTCGACACCCTCCGCGCGCTCGCGGAGGTCCCCACGATCAAGGCCGTCAAGGACGCCAAGGGCGATCTGCATGAGGCGGCTCTGCTCATCCAGGAGACCGGCCTGGCCTGGTACTCCGGGGACGATCCCCTCAACGTGCCGTGGTTGTCCGTCGGGGCGTCCGGGTTCATCTCCGTCGTGGGGCACGCCGCCCCGGCGCAGTTGCGTGAGCTCTACACGAGTTTCGAGAATGGCGATCTCGCCCGCACGCGGGAAATCAACGCCGAAGTACTTGCCCCGCTGGTCGCTTCCCAGGCTCGCCTGGGCGGCGCCAGCTTCGCCAAAGCCGCCCTGCGACTGCAGGGCATCGAGGTGGGGGACCCGCGTCTGCCCGTCATCGCACCGAATGACGAGGAGATCGCAGCCCTCCGCCGTGACATGACACAAGCTGGAGTCCTATAA
- the thyX gene encoding FAD-dependent thymidylate synthase — translation MAHATELDVQLIAATQFTAPTGVDWSADAGASDAEALVEFAGRACYESFDKPNPRTAANDAYLSHIMEVGHHALLEHATATMYVRGISRSCTHELVRHRHFSFSQLSQRFVHTDDAQVVVPPAIAKDEELSTLLLRAADEARFVYEELLAALEEKLADEPNALLRKKQARQAARSVLPNAAESRLVVTGNYRAWRHFIAARASEHADVEIRTLAVTCLDILAEQAPALFSDFIVTELDDGTRMAVSPYVSDI, via the coding sequence ATGGCGCATGCTACTGAGCTGGACGTGCAACTGATCGCCGCCACGCAGTTCACCGCGCCGACGGGCGTCGACTGGAGCGCGGACGCCGGGGCCAGCGACGCGGAGGCGCTCGTCGAGTTCGCGGGCCGCGCCTGCTACGAATCCTTCGACAAGCCGAACCCGCGGACGGCGGCGAACGACGCCTACCTCAGCCACATCATGGAGGTCGGCCACCACGCCCTGTTGGAGCACGCGACGGCGACGATGTACGTCCGCGGCATCTCCCGTTCGTGCACCCATGAGCTCGTCCGGCACCGGCATTTCTCGTTCTCCCAGCTGTCGCAGCGTTTCGTCCACACCGACGATGCCCAGGTGGTGGTGCCGCCGGCGATCGCCAAGGACGAGGAGCTGAGCACCCTGCTGCTGCGCGCGGCGGATGAGGCCCGGTTCGTCTACGAGGAGCTGCTCGCCGCGTTGGAGGAGAAGCTCGCGGATGAGCCGAACGCCTTGCTGCGCAAGAAGCAGGCTCGGCAGGCGGCGCGTTCGGTGCTGCCCAACGCCGCTGAATCGCGGCTCGTGGTCACGGGCAACTACCGGGCGTGGCGTCATTTCATCGCGGCGCGCGCCAGCGAGCACGCCGACGTGGAGATCCGCACCCTGGCGGTCACCTGCCTGGACATCCTCGCCGAGCAGGCGCCGGCGTTATTCTCCGACTTCATCGTCACTGAGCTTGACGACGGGACGCGGATGGCCGTCAGCCCCTACGTCAGCGATATCTAA
- the dapB gene encoding 4-hydroxy-tetrahydrodipicolinate reductase, which produces MTIKVGVVGAAGRVGTAVVDGVKAADDLELVATVDKDDALQTLVDNGAEVIVDFTTPSAVMGTLDFCVNHGIHCVVGTTGFDDERYDQVRAWCEANPSVGVLVAPNFAISAVLTMAFAKQAAPFFDSAEVIEYHHPTKLDSPSGTALKTAQGIAEARREAGMGEMPDATEQSVEGSRGADVDGVKVHAVRMTGMVAHEDVIFGTQDQSLTIRQDSYGRTSFVPGVLTGVRGVAERPGLTIGLDSYLGL; this is translated from the coding sequence ATGACCATCAAGGTGGGAGTGGTGGGCGCGGCCGGCCGCGTCGGAACCGCAGTCGTCGACGGGGTCAAGGCCGCGGACGACCTGGAGCTGGTGGCCACCGTCGACAAAGATGACGCGCTGCAGACGCTGGTGGACAACGGGGCAGAGGTCATCGTCGACTTCACCACGCCTTCCGCGGTCATGGGCACCCTCGATTTCTGTGTCAACCACGGCATCCACTGTGTGGTGGGCACCACTGGCTTTGACGACGAGCGCTACGACCAGGTGCGCGCCTGGTGCGAGGCCAACCCTTCGGTCGGCGTGTTGGTGGCCCCGAACTTCGCCATCTCCGCGGTGTTGACCATGGCGTTCGCCAAGCAGGCGGCTCCTTTCTTCGACTCCGCGGAGGTCATCGAATACCACCACCCGACCAAGCTGGACTCGCCGTCCGGCACCGCGCTGAAGACCGCGCAGGGCATCGCGGAGGCACGCCGGGAAGCCGGCATGGGGGAGATGCCGGACGCCACCGAGCAGTCCGTCGAAGGGTCCCGCGGCGCCGACGTCGACGGGGTCAAGGTCCATGCGGTGCGGATGACCGGCATGGTCGCGCACGAGGACGTCATCTTCGGCACCCAAGACCAGTCACTGACCATCCGTCAGGACTCCTACGGGCGCACCTCCTTCGTGCCGGGCGTGCTCACCGGTGTGCGTGGCGTGGCTGAGCGCCCGGGCCTGACCATCGGCCTGGACTCGTACCTGGGGCTGTAG
- a CDS encoding AMIN-like domain-containing (lipo)protein — MTATAQNSRPFRRSRLTATAALTLSAGLFLAACGTGDTDQDAEETVRPTVTSTSTAAPADGTADSEETTAQSEDATSENTATDTPATTETTSSAPPAETTGQNSGGTGAGMLGQPTTEIKQASSTGAFDLEVTNVRVGAHDGFDRVVFEFSGDGQPGWYATSTPEPRLQGSGHLADYPGSHAINVMINGTPYPFDLGIPEDEWPQTGPVAGAADTVQGVSFHGIFEATSQYVIGLDGPSAFSVTLLEEPTRVVVDVAH, encoded by the coding sequence ATGACAGCTACAGCCCAGAATTCACGCCCCTTTCGTCGGTCACGCCTGACGGCAACCGCCGCACTGACGCTGTCAGCCGGTCTTTTCCTCGCCGCCTGCGGCACCGGCGACACTGACCAGGACGCCGAGGAGACAGTGCGCCCCACGGTCACCTCCACGTCCACCGCCGCCCCCGCCGACGGCACCGCCGACTCGGAAGAGACCACGGCGCAGTCCGAGGACGCCACCTCGGAAAACACCGCCACCGACACGCCCGCCACGACGGAAACGACCTCTTCCGCACCCCCTGCCGAAACCACCGGCCAGAACTCCGGGGGCACCGGCGCTGGCATGCTCGGTCAGCCCACCACCGAGATCAAACAGGCGTCTTCCACCGGGGCCTTCGACTTGGAGGTCACTAACGTCCGCGTGGGCGCCCATGACGGCTTTGACCGCGTCGTCTTCGAGTTCAGCGGCGACGGCCAGCCCGGCTGGTATGCGACGTCCACCCCAGAACCTCGACTGCAAGGCTCCGGCCACCTCGCCGACTACCCGGGGTCGCACGCCATCAACGTCATGATCAACGGCACCCCCTACCCCTTCGACCTTGGCATCCCCGAAGACGAATGGCCGCAAACCGGCCCCGTCGCCGGGGCCGCGGACACCGTCCAGGGGGTCTCCTTCCACGGAATTTTCGAGGCCACCAGCCAGTACGTCATCGGCCTCGACGGCCCGTCGGCCTTTTCGGTCACTCTCCTGGAAGAACCGACCCGGGTCGTCGTCGACGTCGCGCACTGA
- a CDS encoding polyribonucleotide nucleotidyltransferase: MSSKHNPNNSFEVFFDEDFGITEAVATIDNGDFGTRTVRFETGQLARQAGGSVATYLDDDSMLLATTTASRNPREGLDFFPLTVDVEERMYAAGQIPGGFFRREGRPSTNAILAARLIDRPLRPTFVKGLRNEVQIVITVMSQNPEDYYDVVAINGASAATQLSGLPVSGPVGAVRMALIADDQHPEGQWVAFPNQTQHERAVFEMVVSGRLTDAEQGRKGSQDVAIMMVEASAGANVVQQVKDGAPAPTESVVAEGVEAAKPFIQTLCQAQQGLAEHAARETQEFELFLAYSDKVYQLVEKKAAKKLGELLTTDGKAARDEATNEYMAQIEEQLLDQVDAEDATDASKQIRAAYNDLMKNLVREKILTESYRIDGRGLDHIRDLGVEVDVLPRVHGSSLFERGETQILGVTTLDMLKMEQQIDALTPQTSKRYIHHYNFPPYTTGETGRVGSPKRREIGHGALAERALEPVIPSREEFPYTIRQVSEALGSNGSTSMGSVCASTLSLYNAGVPLVAPVAGIAMGLVSGEVDGDTKYVALTDILGAEDAFGDMDFKVAGTAEFITALQLDTKLDGLPSQVLADSLAQAKKARLEILDTMAVVISGPDEMSPNAPKITAINVPVNKIGELIGPKGKNINSITEDTGADISIEDDGTVYVSAATGEAADAAIERVNAIANPQLPKVGERYLGTVVKTVAFGAFVSLTPGKDGLLHISNLGGGERVEKTEDVVNVGEKIQVEIADIDNRGKISLVLVQEG; encoded by the coding sequence ATGAGCAGCAAGCACAATCCCAACAATTCTTTTGAGGTCTTCTTCGACGAAGACTTCGGCATCACCGAAGCCGTCGCCACGATCGACAACGGTGACTTCGGCACCCGCACCGTCCGCTTCGAGACCGGTCAGCTCGCCCGTCAGGCCGGCGGCTCCGTCGCCACCTACCTGGATGACGATTCGATGCTGCTGGCCACCACCACCGCCTCCCGGAACCCGCGGGAAGGGCTTGACTTCTTCCCGCTGACCGTGGACGTGGAAGAGCGCATGTACGCTGCCGGCCAGATCCCGGGCGGTTTCTTCCGCCGTGAGGGCCGCCCGTCGACCAACGCCATCTTGGCCGCCCGCCTCATCGACCGCCCGCTGCGCCCGACCTTCGTCAAGGGGTTGCGCAACGAGGTGCAGATCGTGATCACGGTCATGAGCCAGAACCCGGAGGACTACTACGACGTCGTCGCCATCAACGGTGCTTCCGCCGCCACGCAGCTGTCCGGTCTGCCGGTGTCCGGCCCGGTGGGCGCCGTGCGCATGGCGCTGATCGCCGACGATCAGCACCCGGAGGGCCAGTGGGTCGCGTTCCCCAACCAGACCCAGCATGAGCGCGCCGTCTTCGAGATGGTCGTCTCTGGCCGCCTGACCGACGCTGAGCAGGGACGTAAGGGCTCGCAGGACGTCGCCATCATGATGGTGGAGGCCAGCGCCGGCGCGAACGTCGTCCAGCAGGTCAAGGACGGCGCCCCGGCCCCGACCGAGTCCGTCGTCGCCGAGGGCGTCGAAGCGGCGAAGCCGTTCATCCAGACCCTGTGCCAGGCGCAGCAGGGGCTGGCGGAGCACGCCGCCCGCGAAACGCAGGAGTTCGAACTCTTCCTGGCCTACAGCGACAAGGTTTACCAGCTGGTGGAGAAGAAGGCCGCCAAGAAGCTCGGCGAGCTGCTGACCACCGACGGCAAGGCGGCCCGCGACGAGGCCACCAACGAGTACATGGCGCAGATCGAGGAGCAGCTGCTCGACCAGGTCGACGCCGAAGACGCCACGGACGCCTCCAAGCAGATCCGCGCCGCCTACAACGACCTGATGAAGAACCTCGTCCGCGAGAAGATCCTCACCGAGAGCTACCGCATCGACGGCCGCGGCCTGGACCACATCCGCGACCTGGGCGTCGAGGTCGACGTCTTGCCGCGCGTCCACGGCTCCTCCCTCTTTGAGCGCGGCGAGACCCAGATTCTGGGCGTGACCACCCTGGACATGCTCAAGATGGAGCAGCAGATCGACGCGCTGACCCCGCAGACCTCGAAGCGCTACATCCACCACTACAACTTCCCGCCGTACACCACCGGCGAGACCGGGCGCGTCGGCTCTCCGAAGCGCCGCGAGATCGGCCACGGCGCCCTCGCCGAGCGTGCCCTGGAACCGGTCATCCCGTCGCGTGAGGAATTCCCGTACACCATCCGTCAGGTCTCTGAGGCGCTGGGCTCCAACGGCTCCACGTCCATGGGCTCGGTGTGCGCCTCCACGTTGTCGCTGTACAACGCCGGTGTGCCGCTGGTGGCCCCGGTCGCGGGCATCGCCATGGGACTGGTCTCCGGCGAGGTCGACGGCGACACCAAGTACGTCGCCCTGACCGATATTCTCGGCGCCGAGGACGCGTTCGGCGACATGGACTTCAAGGTCGCCGGCACCGCCGAGTTCATCACGGCCCTGCAACTGGACACCAAGCTCGACGGCCTGCCCTCCCAGGTGCTCGCCGACTCGCTGGCGCAGGCCAAGAAGGCCCGCCTGGAGATCTTGGACACCATGGCCGTGGTCATCAGCGGTCCGGACGAGATGAGCCCGAACGCCCCGAAGATCACCGCCATCAACGTGCCGGTGAACAAGATCGGCGAGCTGATCGGCCCGAAGGGCAAGAACATCAACTCGATCACCGAGGACACCGGCGCGGACATCTCCATCGAGGACGACGGCACCGTCTACGTCTCCGCCGCCACGGGCGAGGCCGCCGACGCCGCGATCGAGCGCGTCAACGCGATCGCGAACCCGCAGTTGCCGAAGGTCGGCGAACGTTACCTGGGCACCGTCGTCAAGACCGTCGCCTTCGGCGCGTTCGTGTCCCTGACTCCGGGCAAGGACGGCCTGCTGCACATCTCCAACCTGGGCGGGGGCGAGCGCGTCGAGAAGACCGAGGACGTGGTCAACGTCGGCGAGAAGATTCAGGTCGAGATCGCCGACATCGACAACCGCGGCAAGATCTCGCTGGTGCTGGTCCAGGAGGGTTAG
- the rpsO gene encoding 30S ribosomal protein S15 has protein sequence MAALTTEKKKEILSEYGIHETDTGSPEAQVALLTHRIKNLTDHLQFHKHDHHSRRGLLLLVGRRRGLLKYLAAEDIERYRSLISRLGLRR, from the coding sequence ATGGCGGCTCTGACCACCGAGAAGAAGAAGGAAATCCTTTCCGAGTACGGCATCCACGAGACCGACACCGGCTCGCCGGAAGCCCAGGTCGCTCTGCTGACCCACCGCATCAAGAACCTGACCGACCACCTGCAGTTCCACAAGCATGACCACCACTCCCGTCGTGGCCTGCTGCTGCTGGTCGGTCGTCGTCGCGGCCTGCTGAAGTACCTGGCGGCCGAGGACATCGAGCGCTACCGCTCCCTGATCTCCCGTCTGGGCCTGCGCCGCTAA
- a CDS encoding nucleoside hydrolase: MKKVILDLDTGIDDALALAYALASPELELIGVTGTYGNVLVDTGVRNALAILELFDRTDVPVYAGVTHASTKDSFEVLPVSEFIHGKNGVGEAVIPDARRQVEDSSAVDFLIESVREHGDDLIIVPTGPSTTIAAAIEQDRSFAENARIIMMGGALTVPGNVSPVAEANVNQDPAASDTLFRTAKDVTMIGLDVTLQTLLTYEETKTWHDLGTVGGDFLGVATDYYIKSYETNSPHLGGCGLHDPLAVAVAVDPTLVETLDINLKVETEGELHGRVIADETRINDPVKTAHVAVTVDVERFLEEFMTRLTGLAKNTAARA, translated from the coding sequence GTGAAGAAAGTCATTCTCGACCTGGACACCGGCATCGACGACGCCCTGGCCCTGGCCTATGCCCTGGCCTCGCCGGAGCTGGAGTTGATCGGCGTCACCGGCACCTACGGCAACGTGCTGGTCGACACCGGCGTGCGCAACGCGCTGGCCATCCTGGAGCTCTTCGACCGAACCGACGTGCCGGTCTACGCGGGCGTCACGCACGCCTCCACGAAGGACTCCTTCGAGGTGCTGCCGGTCTCTGAGTTCATCCACGGCAAAAACGGCGTGGGCGAAGCCGTCATCCCGGACGCCCGGCGTCAGGTCGAAGACTCCTCCGCCGTGGACTTTCTCATTGAGTCGGTCCGCGAACACGGCGACGACCTGATCATCGTGCCCACGGGCCCGTCCACCACCATCGCCGCCGCCATCGAGCAGGACCGGTCCTTCGCCGAGAACGCCCGCATCATCATGATGGGCGGCGCGCTGACCGTGCCGGGCAACGTGTCCCCGGTGGCCGAAGCCAACGTCAACCAGGACCCGGCGGCCAGCGACACCCTGTTCCGCACGGCCAAAGACGTCACGATGATCGGCCTCGACGTCACCCTCCAGACGCTGCTGACCTACGAAGAGACCAAGACCTGGCACGACCTGGGCACCGTCGGCGGCGACTTCCTGGGCGTGGCCACCGACTACTACATCAAGAGCTACGAGACGAACTCCCCGCACCTGGGCGGCTGCGGCCTGCACGACCCCCTGGCCGTCGCCGTGGCCGTGGACCCGACGCTGGTGGAGACCCTGGACATCAATCTCAAAGTGGAGACCGAAGGGGAGCTGCACGGCCGCGTCATCGCCGACGAGACCCGCATCAACGACCCGGTCAAGACCGCGCACGTGGCGGTCACGGTCGACGTCGAGCGCTTCCTGGAAGAGTTCATGACGCGCCTGACCGGGCTGGCGAAGAACACCGCCGCTCGCGCCTGA
- a CDS encoding bifunctional riboflavin kinase/FAD synthetase, with protein MIIWHGQGEVHEELDASVVTIGVFDGVHRGHQRLINTAVSIAGELKLPSVLVTFDPHPVEVFAPERTPSLLTSTADRELMCAELGIDAALVIDFTTELAGLSPEEYFKTMLIDVLGAKHVVVGENFTFGAGAGGTAETMIELGEKYDVGVTIVELLYDDGERICSTHVRQHLAAGDVARANWALGRTYSLTGEVVRGAGRGGRELGYPTANQYFPDSATVPADGVYAGWFVVEGNVALSGDMEAGVAYPAAISVGTNPTFGDERRSVESFVLDRTADLYGQVASVYFVDKVRDMVKFHSVDELMDSIANDVRRTRQLLIDAPRPKPLGY; from the coding sequence GTGATTATTTGGCATGGACAAGGCGAAGTCCACGAAGAGCTCGACGCCAGCGTGGTGACCATCGGCGTCTTCGACGGCGTGCACCGCGGGCATCAACGTCTGATCAACACGGCGGTGTCCATCGCCGGCGAATTGAAGTTGCCCAGCGTGCTGGTGACCTTTGACCCCCACCCGGTCGAGGTGTTCGCCCCGGAGCGCACCCCCTCGCTGTTGACCAGCACGGCGGACCGGGAACTGATGTGCGCGGAGCTGGGCATCGACGCGGCGCTGGTCATCGACTTCACCACGGAGCTCGCCGGGTTGAGCCCGGAGGAGTACTTCAAGACGATGCTGATCGACGTCCTCGGCGCGAAGCACGTCGTCGTCGGCGAGAACTTCACCTTCGGCGCCGGCGCCGGCGGCACGGCGGAAACCATGATAGAACTCGGCGAAAAATACGACGTCGGCGTGACCATCGTGGAACTGCTCTACGACGACGGCGAGCGGATCTGCTCCACGCACGTGCGCCAGCACTTGGCCGCCGGCGACGTGGCGCGCGCGAACTGGGCGCTGGGACGCACCTACTCATTGACCGGAGAAGTCGTCCGCGGCGCCGGCCGCGGCGGACGGGAATTGGGATACCCCACCGCGAACCAGTATTTCCCGGACTCTGCGACCGTCCCCGCCGACGGAGTCTACGCCGGCTGGTTCGTCGTCGAAGGCAACGTGGCCTTGTCCGGCGACATGGAGGCCGGCGTGGCCTACCCGGCGGCGATTTCCGTGGGCACCAACCCGACTTTCGGGGATGAGCGGCGTTCCGTGGAGTCCTTCGTGCTGGACCGCACGGCGGACCTGTACGGGCAGGTGGCCAGCGTGTATTTCGTGGACAAGGTCCGCGACATGGTCAAATTCCACTCGGTGGACGAATTGATGGACAGCATCGCCAACGACGTCCGCCGCACCCGCCAGCTCCTCATCGACGCACCGCGCCCCAAACCGTTGGGTTATTAG